From one Ammospiza nelsoni isolate bAmmNel1 chromosome 14, bAmmNel1.pri, whole genome shotgun sequence genomic stretch:
- the LOC132079601 gene encoding C2 calcium-dependent domain-containing protein 4C-like: MWLLEKIRASHENGNLSSSSFLGLPQSQNLPEKAQLRAAAFPNVITPDRIPEFCIPPRLTSSGSIKGSGFHQDHSSVDGALTSDYSPSSCPHLIQVESVEEEISALEEESTNADPQSQAALSLPHFPRAPTSYGFCTLLESPHTRRKESIFHGDPRGALPSLKLSRSRANTFSGKGSMSNPIAISFTSVRLPPKHLSLHRQAACDSDTASSSDSSPFSSPLLTRSPPRPSSLIKAQSQEGLLCRALKDKSKHSMPRNNSLSTEESSSTDNSPSAIRRASEGLLGIRSFSTSCSPLFPVDLSCSRERLVGESAVVMDKGGVLRLSAEYCSENERLRIRLISAEGLYDDSVEPKSINCCISFSLVPGKTQKQRSTVIKRSRNPIFNEDFFFDGIAEEELYSLSVRMKATNKGCSMKRDYTLGERELSLMSMLAV, encoded by the coding sequence ATGTGGTTGCTGGAAAAGATCAGAGCATCTCATGAAAATGGGAACCTCTCCAGCTCGTCCTTCCTGGGACTGCCACAAAGCCAAAATCTGCCAGAAAAAGCCCAGCTGagggctgctgcttttccaaatgTGATCACTCCTGACAGAATCCCTGAATTCTGCATTCCCCCCAGGCTGACCAGCTCTGGCTCCATTAAGGGCAGTGGCTTCCACCAGGATCACAGTTCAGTGGATGGAGCTCTTACTTCTGATTACAGCCCCAGCTCTTGCCCACATCTCATTCAGGTGGAAAGTGTTGAAGAGGAGATCTCTGCCCTGGAGGAAGAAAGCACCAATGCCGACCCACAGTCCCAAGCAGCGCTCTCCCTGCCCCACTTTCCCAGAGCCCCCACTTCCTATGGCTTCTGCACTTTGCTGGAGAGTCCCCACACCAGGAGGAAGGAGTCCATCTTCCACGGTGATCCCCGtggggctctgcccagcctgaaGCTGTCTCGATCCAGAGCTAACACCTTCAGTGGCAAAGGGAGCATGTCTAACCCCATTGCCATCAGCTTTACTTCGGTGAGACTGCCGCCCAAGCACCTCTCTCTGCACAGGCAAGCtgcctgtgacagtgacactgcctCTTCCAGTGATTCCTCTCCTTTCAGTTCTCCACTTCTCACCAGGTCACCTCCCAGACCCAGCTCCCTGATCAAAGCACAAAGTCAGGAGGGgttgctctgcagagcactgaaaGACAAGAGCAAACACAGTATGCCCAGGAACAATTCCCTCTCTAcagaggagagcagctccaCGGATAACAGCCCCAGTGCCATCAGGAGGGCCTCCGAGGGGCTGCTCGGCATCCGGAGCTTTagcacctcctgctctcccttgtTTCCAGTGGACCTGAGCTGCAGTCGGGAGAGGCTGGTGGGGGAGAGTGCAGTGGTCATGGACAAGGGGGGCGTGTTGAGGCTGTCAGCTGAGTACTGCTCAGAGAACGAGAGGCTGCGGATCCGCCTCATCAGTGCAGAGGGCTTGTACGATGATTCTGTAGAACCCAAAAGCATCAACTGCTGTATCTCCTTCTCCCTGGTGCCAGGGAAAACACAGAAGCAGAGAAGCACAGTTATAAAGAGAAGCAGGAATCCCATCTTCAATGAGGACTTCTTTTTTGATGGTATTGCAGAAGAAGAGCTGTACAGCCTCTCTGTGAGGATGAAAGCAACAAATAAAGGGTGCAGTATGAAAAGGGATTATACCTTAGGAGAACGGGAGTTGTCCTTAATGAGTATGTTGGCAGTGTAG